In the Gossypium raimondii isolate GPD5lz chromosome 9, ASM2569854v1, whole genome shotgun sequence genome, one interval contains:
- the LOC105797856 gene encoding beta-1,2-xylosyltransferase XYXT1, with the protein MTYDTIFARSFSRYDQKKLGYGAFLGCLLIALSFCIVFKPYLGSLPVLNMRMPVDVGLKMLRITNSYSFEKLRGDDIRSSMATIVNETSSSEIEMVESDTTGTKETISNGNAIRSSTTTVINNKNITQKKEMKTLCHVEERTEFCEMYGDIRVDGKTSTVFMAADTMLESGSWVIRPYSRRGDEQAFKRVTKWFIKSVVDAYETPTQCDQRHNVPAIIFSTAGYAGNNFHDYTDIVLPLYLTSRQFDGEVKFLITDKKPWWIKKFRNILQKLSRYELVDIDKEVNVHCFTSVTVGLKRYPQELKIDSSKSPYSMKDFRKFLRSAYSLKKENAINMRDNGGKERPRLFILSRKNTRAFTNTNAIVGMATRLGFEVVVTEVDSHVAKVAEMVNSCDVMMGVHGAGLTNMIFLPENAILIQVIPIGGFEWLAKTDFGEPSKDMNLRYIGYQIKTEESTLIQQYPPDHEVLNDPYAIQRRGWHEFKSIYLQKQNVNLDVDRFRITLLRALDLLHQ; encoded by the exons ATGACGTATGATACCATTTTTGCTAGAAGCTTTAGCCGCTATGACCAAAAGAAGTTAGGATATGGAGCATTTCTTGGTTGTTTGCTTATTGCATTGAGCTTCTGCATTGTCTTCAAGCCTTATTTGGGTTCTCTTCCAGTTC TGAATATGAGGATGCCAGTGGATGTTGGTCTCAAGATGTTACGGATTACGAATTCATACAGCTTCGAGAAGCTAAGGGGCGATGATATAAGAAGTTCTATGGCAACAATTGTGAACGAAACAAGCAGTTCTGAGATTGAAATGGTGGAAAGTGATACAACCGGTACTAAAGAAACAATAAGCAATGGCAACGCAATTAGAAGCTCTACGACCACGGTGATCAACAATAAAAACATCACTCAGAAAAAGGAGATGAAGACACTTTGCCATGTAGAGGAAAGAACCGAATTTTGTGAGATGTATGGAGATATAAGAGTTGATGGAAAAACTTCTACAGTTTTCATGGCTGCTGATACCATGCTAGAAAGTGGCTCGTGGGTTATCCGTCCTTATTCCCGAAGAGGAGACGAACAGGCATTTAAACGTGTAACAAAATGGTTTATAAAATCAGTGGTCGATGCCTATGAAACACCAACTCAATGCGATCAAAGGCACAATGTTCCAGCCATTATATTTTCCACTGCAGGATATGCTGGAAACAATTTCCATGACTACACCGACATCGTGCTTCCTCTATATTTAACTTCTCGACAGTTCGATGGAGAAGTGAAGTTTCTCATTACCGATAAAAAACCATGGTGGATTAAAAAGTTTCGAAATATATTACAGAAGCTTTCTAGATATGAGTTGGTCGACATTGATAAAGAAGTAAATGTTCATTGTTTCACAAGTGTGACGGTTGGCCTGAAGCGTTATCCACAAGAGCTGAAGATTGATTCTTCAAAATCACCTTATTCCATGAAAGACTTCAGGAAGTTTTTAAGGAGTGCTTATTCCTTGAAAAAAGAAAACGCCATCAACATGAGGGATAATGGTGGGAAGGAAAGGCCTAGGCTTTTCATTCTTTCAAGAAAGAATACCCGAGCTTTTACAAACACCAACGCCATTGTCGGAATGGCAACAAGGTTAGGCTTCGAAGTAGTGGTAACGGAGGTAGATTCGCACGTAGCAAAAGTTGCAGAAATGGTGAATTCATGTGACGTAATGATGGGAGTCCATGGAGCGGGGTTGACCAACATGATTTTTCTTCCGGAGAATGCAATTTTAATACAAGTTATTCCCATTGGAGGGTTCGAATGGCTGGCCAAAACCGACTTCGGAGAGCCATCCAAGGACATGAACCTAAGGTACATAGGATATCAGATTAAAACGGAAGAGAGTACCTTGATACAACAATATCCACCAGATCATGAGGTATTGAACGATCCATATGCTATACAGAGACGGGGTTGGCATGAATTCAAGTCCATATATTTGCAGAAACAGAATGTCAACCTTGATGTGGATAGGTTTAGGATCACTTTGTTAAGAGCACTTGACCTCTTACATCAGTAA